A part of Chitinimonas koreensis genomic DNA contains:
- a CDS encoding DUF488 domain-containing protein, with amino-acid sequence MTLRIVRLGSPRAAGEGLRIGTVRRPPRGVPKAEFASRDYYDTWLPNLAPSLELMKFAKAAEDERDWAEFVRKFQAEMKQPEAAHLLDLLAALSHTSDFAIGCYCEDEARCHRSVLRQLLAERDARLAD; translated from the coding sequence ATGACCCTCCGCATCGTCCGCCTCGGCAGCCCGCGCGCCGCCGGCGAAGGCCTGCGCATCGGCACCGTGCGGCGGCCGCCGCGCGGCGTGCCCAAGGCCGAATTCGCCAGTCGCGACTACTACGACACCTGGCTGCCCAACCTGGCGCCGAGCCTCGAATTGATGAAGTTCGCCAAGGCCGCCGAGGACGAACGCGACTGGGCCGAATTCGTGCGCAAGTTCCAGGCCGAGATGAAGCAGCCCGAGGCCGCCCACCTGCTCGACCTGCTGGCGGCGCTGTCACACACGAGCGATTTCGCCATCGGCTGCTATTGCGAGGACGAGGCGCGCTGCCACCGCTCGGTGCTGCGGCAGTTGCTGGCCGAGCGCGACGCGAGGCTGGCCGACTGA